Within Deltaproteobacteria bacterium, the genomic segment TACCGACCGGGCATTCATCCGGTGAATCTCCACGAGCTGCTGCCGCCGGCGATCGGCGAGCGCCTGCGCGCAGGCTTCCGCGCCTTCGGACGGACGATGCGCGGCTACCTCACCAACGAGGCGGTCGTGGTGGGCGTCGAGACACGCACGTCATCGCCGGTTCGCATCCCGCGCGACCCGACGTCGCGCATGCACCCGCAGGCGTCCGGTCTCTTTCCGTGCGGTGAGGGCGCCGGCTACGCGGGCGGCATCATGTCGGCCGCGCTCGACGGGCAGCGTACGGCGACGGCGCTCGCCGACGCCGGGGTCGCTTCCCGACGATGCGTGCGTTGAGGCGCTCTGGAAAGCGCTCTGAACAAGCACCAGCCAGGGCCCGGATTTGACACATGGCCTGCCCCACGGTACATGCGCCGGTGCGAAGCGGGGCGTCCGGGCCCTGCGGCACTTCCCCCCACCAATACATGCAAGGGGCCCGGCTCGCACGGGCGCGGAGCATCGGTTTTGTTTCCGACCTCGACACGTTGTCGCGCACGTCAACGCCAGGGATGGGGGACGGGATGGGAGGTTCACACGCCGGCGTGGCGATCGACCCGAGCCCGATCTGCTGACCGCCCCGCGAGGACAGATGACCTCGAGTGAGCGATCGGGCATCACCTCCTATGACCAGGCGGGGGTGGACACCGAGCGGGAGGAGGCTGGTCTTGCCCGCCTCGTTGGTCGCATCACCAAGACGTGGCCAACAACCGGGGTGGGCAAGGTCGAGCTCCCGGTTGGCTACTTCGCCAATGTCATCGACATCGGCGGCACCGGGCTTGCCGTCACCGCCGACGGCGTTGGCACGAAACTCGTCGTCGCCCAGATGCTCGGACGGTATGACACCCTCGGCATCGACTGTGTGGCAATGAACGTCAATGACCTGCTGTGCGTTGGAGCCACACCGCTTTCGATGGTCGACTACATCGCGGTCGACGAGCCCGACCCCGCGCTTCTCGACGACCTAGCGAAGGGCCTTTGCGAAGGTGCGGAACGCGCCAATATCTCGATCCCTGGAGGTGAGATCGCGCAGCTCCGCGATATCCTCAAGGGCTATGGCACCAAGCCGGCGTTCGACCTCGCCGGGATGGCCGTCGGCCTCGTCCCGCTCGACCGGATCGTCATCGGTCGCGATCTGCGGGAGGGAGACGTCCTGATCGGCCTCGAGAGCAACGGCATCCACAGCAACGGTGTCACTCTGGCCCGGAAGGTGCTCCTCGAGACGTGCGGGTACGGGGTCAACGAGCGACTCCCTGGTCTCACCTCGACGCTCGGGGAAGAGCTGCTGCGTCCGACGCACATCTACGTGCGAGAGATCGTCGAGCTGCTCGGACGGGTCAGAGATGTGAGGGCACTCATTCACATTACGAGCGATGGCCTCTTCAACCTGACACGGGTCCATGCGGATGTCGGCTATGTCATCGAGCAAGTACCACCCGAACCTCCCATCTTCTCCCTGATCCGAGAGCGGGGCGACGTCAGCTACGCGGAGATGTTCCGCGTCTACAACATGGGCGTTGGCTTTTGTGTCGTCGTTCCTCCCGGTGAAGTGGACAGCGTCTTCTCGATCATGCGTGCGCACCACAGGAAGGCGTTCCGGATGGGCTACGTTGTCGCCGACGCTCAACGCCGCGTGTCGATCGTTCCTCACAAGCTCACCGGCAGCGGCCATGAGAAGCGTTTCGCCGAAGAGACTTGACCCTTCGCATCTCCCGAAGCTCTCACTTCACCGTGGTCGCCGCGATCAGCCACTGGCTCTCGAGCCCCGCGGCGCGGTGGATCCCGATCTCCTGCACGTGCGGATCGGTGGCGATTGCCAGGAACGCCTCGCGCGACGGGTACTCGACGAGACCGATCATGTGAAAGCCCTCGCCGCCGCTGCCGATCACCTGCGAATCGACGCGTCCGATCCACAGGAAGCGACCGCCCCTCGACTCGACGAATGTCCGCATCGGCCCGGCATAGCGCCGGTACGCCTCTTCTCCCGAAATCCCCTCGTCCGGTGCGTCCGCCTGCGGCTTGAAGCGCAGGAGGTTGACCATCACGACCGGCTGGTCGGCGGGGCCGGCCATCAGGCTCTCGATCTGCTTCGTGGTCGGATGGATCGCCATTGCGGCCCTCCTGCGCCGCTCCCGGCGCACGCCTCGGGGGGTTGCCTTTATATTGTGGCATAGGCTATGCCACAACTCGCGATCGTGGCAACCCCGGCGAGCAGAGCCTCCGCGGCGGCGTCCGACGGCCGGGTCCGTCGCGCCGAGCGCAGCGGGCAGGCGATCGTCGACGCGCTGCTCGAGCTGGTGGGCAAGGGGATCCTCGAACCGACCGCGCAGCAGGTCGCGACGCGCGCGGGTGTCGGCATCCGCACCGTGTTCCGGCGCTTCTCCGACATGGAGCGCCTCTTCGCGGAGATGAGCGCGCGCATGCAGGCGGAAGCGCTGCCCCTCCTGGTCGGAGGGCGGCCGAGCGGCGATCTCGCCGAGCGGGCGCGCGCGCTCGTCGGCCGGCGCGTCGCCTTCTTCGAGCGCATCGCCCCGTACAAGCGCGCGGCCAACCTGAAGCGCTGGCGTTCGCCCTTCCTGCGCGCCCGCCACGCGGAGCTGGTGCGGGTGTTGCACGCCGATCTCGTCCGCCGGCTCCCCGAGCTCCGTCAGGCGCCCGAGGCCTTCGTCGATGCGCTCGACCTGGCGACTTCCTTCGAAGCCTGGGATCGACTGCGCACCGAGCAGCGTCTCGGCCGTGAACGCGCGCACGCAGCGGTCGAGCGCATGGTTCTCGCCCTCGTCGCCGAGCTGGCTCGATGATCGATCACCCGCTCCGCATCGTCGGGGTGCCCGGCTCTCCCTACAGCCGGAAGCTGCGCGCCGTTCTCCGCTACCGGCGCATCCCGCACGTCTGGGTGCTCCACGGATCGCCCGAGGCGCGCGGCTTGCCGCAGCCCCGCATCCCACTTCTTCCGCAGCTGATCTTTCCCGGGGCGGACGAGGCGGCCATCGATTCCACGCCGCTCATTCGTCGCCTGGAGTCCATGTACGCCGCCCGCGCGCTCATTCCTCCGGATCCGGCGATGGCCTTCCTGGACGCGCTCCTCGAGGACTACGCCGACGAGTGGCTGACGAAGCCGCTGTTCCACTACCGCTGGGCGTTCGCCCCCGATGGCGCGCACGCGGCCGCGATCCTCCCGCGCTGGTCGCGCACCGACCATCCCGAGGCCCGCTACGCAGCCCTGGGGAAGATGTTCGCCGAACGCCAGATCGGCCGCCTCGGCGTCGTGGGTTCGAACGAGACCACCGCCCCCATCATCGAGGAAAGCTACCGGCGGCTTCTCCGCCTGCTCGACGCCCATCTCACCGGATCGCGCTTCGTGATGGGCGGCCGGCCCGGCGCGTCGGACTTCGGCCTCTTCGGCCAGCTCTCCCAGCTCGTCGCCTTCGACCCGACGCCGGCGGCGATCGCCCTCGAGATCGCGCCCCGCGTCGTGGCCTGGGTGGACGTGGTGGAGGATCTCTCGGGCCTCGAGCCTTCCGAGGCGGACTGGAGATCGCGCACCGACGTCCCGGACACGTTGCGCGCGCTGCTCGCCGAGATCGGACGGGTCTACGTGCCCTTCCTCATCGCCAACGCGGACGCGCTCGAGCGGGGCGCCACGCGCCTCGAGTGCACGGTCGATGGCCGCGGGTGGGTTCAGCAACCGTTTCCGTATCAAGGCAAGTGCCTGCGATGGCTGCGGGAAAGCCACGCGGCGCTCGCGCCCGACGATGGGCGCGCCGTCGACACGCTGCTTCGCGGGACCGGCTGCGAGCGGCTGTTCGCCGCAAGGACGGGGGCATGACGCACCCACGAGTGACGACGGTCGTCCTTCTCTCGCTCGTCGCCGCGAACGCGCACGGCGTGCCCGGCCCCTGGCAGCGGACGGAAGCGCGCCAGCCCTGCGCGAGCTTCGAGAAGTTCCGCCAGCCGTACTTCGGCGACACGCACGTGCACACCGCCTACTCGTCGGACGCGGTCTTCGCCGGCACGCGCGAGAACCCCCGCGGCGCCTACCGGTTCGCCATGGGCGACCCCATCGGCCTGCCGCCTTACGACGCGCAGGGGAGGCCGACGCGCACGGCGCAGCTCCGCCGGCCGCTCGACTTCACCGCGGTCACCGACCACGCGGAGCAGTTCGGCGAGATCCAGATCTGCCTCGCGCCCGGGCTTCCCGGCTACGACTCGACCGACTGCGTCGCAGCTCGCGATCAGCTGGCCGCCCCGCTGCCGGCGCTCCCGAACCTGCTGCCGCCGCCCACGGTCATCGCCTTCCTGCTCGGCTACGGTGTCTTGAATCCGCCGCAGCGATTCTCCTGGTGCGGACCCGACGCCGTCGACTGCCTCGCGGAGGCGTCGCTCGTCTGGCAGGACACTCAGGCGGCGGCCGAGGAGTTCTACGACCGCACGGCCGCCTGCTCGTTCACGACCTTCGTCGCCTACGAGTGGAGCGGCCAGCCCGGCGGAAACAACCTTCACCGGAACGTCGTCTTCCGGAACGCCGTCGTCCCCGCGCTGCCGACGAGCTACATGGAGCAGCCGACGCCGGAGGGGTTGTGGACGACGCTCCAGAGCCAGTGCATCGCGGGGCTCCCCGGCTGCGACGTCCTCGCGATCCCGCACAACCCGAACGCGAGCGGCGGCCTCATGTTCGCGCCCGTCGCCACTGCGGCCGATGCGGCGTTCCGCGCGTCGATGGAGCCGCTGGTCGAGATGAACCAGCACAAGGGCGACTCCGAGTGCCGGTCCGGAGTGCAGTCGACGGACGAGATCTGCGGCTTCGAGAAGCTGAACCGCCTGCAGCTCTTCAGCCCGATCTCCGACCCGAATCAGACGTTCCCGCCGCTGAACTACGTGCGCAACGTGCTGAAGGAAGGCCTCGTCGAGGAGCAGCAGCTCGGCGTGAACCCCTT encodes:
- the purM gene encoding phosphoribosylformylglycinamidine cyclo-ligase is translated as MTSSERSGITSYDQAGVDTEREEAGLARLVGRITKTWPTTGVGKVELPVGYFANVIDIGGTGLAVTADGVGTKLVVAQMLGRYDTLGIDCVAMNVNDLLCVGATPLSMVDYIAVDEPDPALLDDLAKGLCEGAERANISIPGGEIAQLRDILKGYGTKPAFDLAGMAVGLVPLDRIVIGRDLREGDVLIGLESNGIHSNGVTLARKVLLETCGYGVNERLPGLTSTLGEELLRPTHIYVREIVELLGRVRDVRALIHITSDGLFNLTRVHADVGYVIEQVPPEPPIFSLIRERGDVSYAEMFRVYNMGVGFCVVVPPGEVDSVFSIMRAHHRKAFRMGYVVADAQRRVSIVPHKLTGSGHEKRFAEET
- a CDS encoding DUF1330 domain-containing protein, translating into MAIHPTTKQIESLMAGPADQPVVMVNLLRFKPQADAPDEGISGEEAYRRYAGPMRTFVESRGGRFLWIGRVDSQVIGSGGEGFHMIGLVEYPSREAFLAIATDPHVQEIGIHRAAGLESQWLIAATTVK
- a CDS encoding helix-turn-helix transcriptional regulator, yielding MPQLAIVATPASRASAAASDGRVRRAERSGQAIVDALLELVGKGILEPTAQQVATRAGVGIRTVFRRFSDMERLFAEMSARMQAEALPLLVGGRPSGDLAERARALVGRRVAFFERIAPYKRAANLKRWRSPFLRARHAELVRVLHADLVRRLPELRQAPEAFVDALDLATSFEAWDRLRTEQRLGRERAHAAVERMVLALVAELAR
- a CDS encoding glutathione S-transferase family protein, producing the protein MIDHPLRIVGVPGSPYSRKLRAVLRYRRIPHVWVLHGSPEARGLPQPRIPLLPQLIFPGADEAAIDSTPLIRRLESMYAARALIPPDPAMAFLDALLEDYADEWLTKPLFHYRWAFAPDGAHAAAILPRWSRTDHPEARYAALGKMFAERQIGRLGVVGSNETTAPIIEESYRRLLRLLDAHLTGSRFVMGGRPGASDFGLFGQLSQLVAFDPTPAAIALEIAPRVVAWVDVVEDLSGLEPSEADWRSRTDVPDTLRALLAEIGRVYVPFLIANADALERGATRLECTVDGRGWVQQPFPYQGKCLRWLRESHAALAPDDGRAVDTLLRGTGCERLFAARTGA